A genomic window from Phoenix dactylifera cultivar Barhee BC4 chromosome 7, palm_55x_up_171113_PBpolish2nd_filt_p, whole genome shotgun sequence includes:
- the LOC103702430 gene encoding cytochrome b561 and DOMON domain-containing protein At5g47530-like: MAASFKAILALSMLISPCLSSAAQSCSSYTFSSNKVFSSCTELPHLGASLYYNHTAPTDTISIAFKAPQTSTGWVAWGLNPAGTKMVGSQAIVAFFHSNGSMVAYPTQLDSYAPSMAPGAPSFPVSDLSTEYVNKEMIIFATLGLVGGGSKFSHVWQEGSTVLNDVPKAHSTTGENIQSLGTIDFQ; this comes from the coding sequence ATGGCCGCTTCCTTCAAGGCAATCTTAGCCCTCTCCATGCTAATTTCCCCCTGCCTCTCTTCTGCTGCCCAAAGTTGTTCAAGCTACACCTTTTCCAGCAACAAAGTTTTCAGCTCCTGCACTGAACTCCCACACTTGGGAGCCTCCCTCTACTACAACCACACTGCCCCTACTGACACCATCAGCATTGCCTTCAAGGCCCCGCAAACCTCCACAGGATGGGTTGCATGGGGCCTGAACCCAGCCGGCACAAAGATGGTCGGCTCGCAGGCCATTGTTGCGTTTTTCCATTCCAATGGGAGCATGGTGGCCTATCCAACGCAGCTTGATAGCTATGCTCCATCAATGGCTCCAGGGGCACCGAGCTTCCCGGTGTCCGACCTGTCGACCGAGTACGTTAACAAGGAGATGATCATCTTTGCAACTCTGGGGCTGGTGGGTGGAGGATCCAAGTTCAGCCATGTGTGGCAGGAGGGCAGCACCGTCCTGAATGATGTCCCCAAGGCTCACTCCACCACTGGGGAGAACATTCAGTCCCTAGGGACTATTGATTTCCAGTAG